A single region of the Epinephelus moara isolate mb chromosome 12, YSFRI_EMoa_1.0, whole genome shotgun sequence genome encodes:
- the nhsl1b gene encoding NHS-like protein 1 isoform X2 — MVFIGTSLKSVIKYFKRKAVSNLDEESKWTVHYTAPWHQQENVFLPGSRPPCVEDLHRQAKVNLKTALRECDKLRKDGFRSSQYYSQGPTFSDPLQSTSSLQDEEEDDNDKKSTASSAEDEKSQLSMRPQTPQGGEGYEVDGQVVWNKSTPLPTPEEKMRLAAQAVPTAIVPINVTGAVFDRQASIRRSLINTDTVSRRPKKVKRRKTISGLPDNFNHELAAKGHGGELRPHSMFIPGQYSTLGRVGSVNSTLRRSDTRDSGCQTEEVKIVPPSMRRIRAQRGQGIAAQMAGLSTSSSTGSISISSSDSSGILMLPQYNRDPSRFHSLPRQGARVSLSADPICSSTPIKAGEQTTPQRQIGKLQVDDTVVHMRNAPRTGTLPRPKSQEVRGTQASDWGGGPACVVSPHAAYSTSLIPNATLSCSTEVITLNTSGQLPHSPASAYPTARPLSMASSINADSSPAGFSHSSTCPALATSTPTHTPKDSGLVITAPASESGQSDSSIHSHSTLAPTPPSCLPEEQWVYDTPENVVVPHRTLTSSCSTPINQLYSSLDLSSRTTTDSSSLYSQDNDGYYTSMHLDSGLRSRSHGSGHGAAPGRATRHSMYECREMANQEDSGSLYSDRSLSRSISLRKAKKPPLPPARTDSLRRKSGPKKPLGGVSAISGANEPNGTMLNETLIASLQQSLQMGLRGGKGKGASPSSPSHSPSSDYDDPWVLRPRSQSSVSAGSSAASLAANANCGGVSNVYSLCHVTPAHSDTSSLRSDYADSWGYYMDYPRNHGDQRAQSPPVHATDNMSAGAHPGELQNGGEILNNSQAPGAPGQEEGVAVKPKMSTSSPDRVHRLTSPSSGYSSQSNTPTAGTPVPSFVRSMSPSGSRPKPKVPERKSSLLSSVSMSSSSTSLSSNTSDSLKSSGPPPPPPPPLPLSSSAPTTPLSPPPPFPPPLLPCSSAGTPPPAPPLPTTPQGPTLIPPPACSTSPEFPPPPSPEMLIPPSSSFNGSFSPPPPPPPPVPSMGPPPPPPLPAFVPPSSSPSFVKPVKDAPKPALPNSPTKSPKPLITPFALQSVQLRSVKRPEKEINGQSDDDTKAQDTGVDLIQGLKPQSLEHPTVTHLSNCSPEEDSRNSSPSPVSKLLEELSFDCSITDDKLDSAVINGKAEDHFLLNGKEIAEGQESFPSPPQSSHSSPVKQKPPAVSKKPQISFLPPFSPQPINEQVPPQQDDTTSLSQAEDQVDAPLKQVKKEEKESKSEQQEEEEESYETSTVTQDESVSQETSPHHGVCTNGEAHDEEDEEGDGASSTTGSISSKEEDSGEVFYSSTAESSPAPSANGASEEKMVTPTPSRPRTTEDLFAAIHRSKRKVLGRKESEEDKSRATSQPHSPPVTPTGGSPGTVSSLPRQAGSIQRNLRKSSTSSDTFKALLLKKGSRSETSFRMSATEMLRSTDPRFQRTHSESALDSPAASPSSLSAPHSPCTSPGRGKRATDEWSRYEALALSSPTSSSFSMSGFKYGRSRTPPSAASSKYNARSRILSSPMTVICEREGELAESEYGDTAESPTGPTAQTLPVLNNSNGTLSEESRS, encoded by the exons AATGTGACAAGTTGAGGAAAGATGGTTTCCGGAGCTCTCAGTACTACTCTCAGGGTCCCACCTTTTCTGACCCCTTACAGTCCACCAGCAGCCtgcaggatgaggaggaggatgacaaTGACAAGAag TCAACAGCTTCATCAGCGGAAGACGAGAAATCCCAGCTCTCCATGAGGCCCCAGACCCCGCAGGGAGGGGAGGGGTATGAGGTGGACGGGCAGGTTGTATGGAACAAGAGCACACCCCTCCCCACCCCGGAGGAGAAGATGAGGCTGGCGGCTCAGGCCGTGCCCACAGCCATAGTTCCCATCAACGTCACAG GGGCAGTGTTTGACCGACAGGCGAGCATCCGGCGCTCCCTCATTAACACTGACACCGTGTCCCGCCGTCCCAAGAAGGTCAAACGCAGAAAGACTATATCAGGGCTGCCTGACAACTTCAACCACGAGCTAG CAGCAAAAGGACACGGCGGAGAGCTCCGGCCGCATTCCATGTTCATCCCAGGACAGTACTCCACCTTGGGCAGAGTTGGGAGTGTTAACTCAACGCTCCGACGTTCAGACACTAGAGACTCCGGCTGCCAGACGGAAGAAGTGAAAATTGTTCCCCCGTCCATGAGAAGAATCCGGGCTCAGAGAGGACAGGGAATTGCGGCTCAAATGGCCggcctctccacctcctcctcaacagGAAGTATATCCATCTCGAGTAGCGACAGCTCTGGGATCCTGATGCTGCCGCAGTACAACAGAGATCCCTCCCGTTTTCACAGTCTGCCCCGACAGGGCGCCAGGGTGTCCCTCAGTGCTGACCCCATCTGTAGCAGCACCCCGATCAAGGCAGGGGAGCAAACTACACCTCAGAGGCAGATTGGAAAGCTTCAGGTTGACGACACTGTGGTGCACATGAGAAACGCCCCGAGGACAGGCACCCTGCCAAGGCCCAAGTCTCAGGAGGTGAGGGGGACACAGGCCAGTGATTGGGGTGGTGGTCCGGCATGTGTGGTCTCACCACATGCTGCCTACTCCACCTCACTCATCCCCAACGCCACCCTGTCTTGCTCCACTGAGGTCATTACCCTCAACACCTCGGGTCAGCTCCCCCACTCTCCAGCCTCAGCTTACCCCACAGCTCGACCCCTCAGTATGGCTTCCTCCATCAACGCTGACTCCAGTCCAGCAGGCTTTTCCCACAGCTCCACCTGCCCAGCCTTGGCTACTTCTACCCCCACTCATACACCAAAGGATAGCGGTCTGGTCATCACAGCACCTGCTAGCGAGTCAGGGCAATCGGACAGCAGTATACACAGCCACAGCACCTTGGCCCCAACGCCGCCATCCTGTCTGCCAGAGGAGCAGTGGGTCTACGACACGCCAGAAAACGTGGTGGTTCCACACCGCACTCTGACCTCCAGCTGCTCCACTCCTATAAACCAGCTGTATAGCAGCCTGGACCTCTCCTCCAGGACCACTACTGACTCCAGCTCCCTCTATTCCCAGGACAACGATGGATACTACACCTCCATGCACCTGGACTCAGGCCTGCGCTCTCGCAGCCATGGCAGCGGGCATGGCGCAGCACCTGGAAGGGCCACCAGGCACAGCATGTACGAGTGCCGTGAGATGGCCAATCAGGAAGACTCTGGAAGCTTGTACAGCGATCGCTCTCTGTCCCGCAGCATTTCCCTCCGCAAGGCCAAGAAGCCGCCGCTGCCCCCAGCTCGTACAGACTCTCTCAGACGCAAGTCTGGCCCAAAAAAGCCCCTTGGAGGCGTTAGCGCCATCAGCGGAGCTAACGAGCCAAACGGAACCATGCTTAATGAGACTCTAATTGCCAGCTTGCAGCAAAGCCTACAGATGGGGCTGAGAGGAGGGAAAGGAAAAGGAGCTTCACCTTCTTCACCCTCTCACAGCCCAAGCAGCGACTATGATGACCCCTGGGTGCTACGGCCACGCAGTCAGAGTAGCGTCAGTGCAGGTAGTTCTGCAGCATCACTAGCAGCTAACGCCAACTGTGGCGGTGTGTCTAACGTATACTCGCTATGTCATGTGACGCCCGCTCACAGCGACACCAGCAGCTTGCGCTCGGACTATGCTGATTCCTGGGGCTACTATATGGACTACCCTCGTAACCACGGAGACCAGAGGGCACAGTCCCCTCCGGTCCATGCCACAGATAACATGTCGGCTGGTGCTCACCCAGGAGAGCTTCAGAATGGAGGTGAGATTCTCAACAACAGCCAGGCCCCTGGAGCTCCAGGccaggaggagggggtggcAGTGAAGCCCAAAATGTCCACCTCCTCACCGGACAGGGTGCACAGGCTGACCTCACCATCCAGCGGATACTCCAGTCAGTCCAACACCCCCACAGCTGGAACGCCAGTGCCCTCATTCGTCAGGTCCATGTCACCCTCAGGCAGCCGGCCCAAGCCCAAAGTGCCCGAGAGAaagtcctctctcctctcctctgtatCCATGTCCTCCTCGTCCACCTCCCTTTCCTCCAACACCTCAGACTCACTTAAAAGCTCCGGACCTCCTCCGCCACCACCTCCACCCTtgcccctctcctcctcagctcctaCCACCCCTCTCAGCCCACCTCCAcccttccctccccctctgctgcCATGCTCCAGTGCAGGCACTCCTCCACCAGCTCCCCCGTTACCAACCACTCCACAGGGTCCAACTCTCATCCCACCCCCTGCTTGCTCCACCTCCCCTGaattccctcctcctccatcccctGAAATGCTAATCCCCCCCAGTTCATCCTTCAATGGGAGCTTCAGtcctccccctccacctccccctcccgtcCCCTCTATGGggccccctccacctcctccactgcCTGCTTTTGTCCCACCATCCTCCTCCCCATCTTTTGTGAAGCCAGTGAAAGATGCTCCTAAACCAGCTCTTCCCAACAGCCCCACAAAGTCACCTAAACCCCTCATCACCCCGTTTGCGCTGCAAAGTGTTCAGCTTCGCTCTGTTAAACGGCCAGAAAAGGAGATTAACGGCCAATCAGACGACGACACCAAAGCTCAGGACACAGGGGTAGACCTCATTCAGGGTCTAAAGCCCCAGAGCCTGGAGCATCCCACTGTGACGCACCTGTCAAACTGCTCCCCAGAAGAAGATTCACGTAACTCCTCACCATCGCCTGTGTCAAAGCTCTTAGAAGAGTTGTCTTTCGACTGCAGTATCACAGATGACAAGCTAGATAGTGCTGTCATAAACGGGAAAGCCGAAGATCACTTTCTTTTAAATGGAAAAGAAATAGCTGAAGGGCAGGAGTCATTCCCGAGTCCCCCACAGAGCTCTCACAGCTCTCCTGTCAAACAGAAGCCCCCCGCAGTCTCGAAGAAACCCCAAATCTCTTTTCTCCCACCATTTAGCCCTCAACCAATCAATGAACAGGTTCCACCTCAGCAGGATGATACAACCAGCCTGTCACAAGCAGAGGATCAAGTAGATGCACCGCTAAAACAAgtgaagaaagaagagaaagagagtaaAAGTGAGcaacaggaggaagaggaagagagctaTGAAACATCCACGGTGACCCAGGACGAGTCTGTCAGCCAGGAGACAAGTCCACACCATGGAGTGTGCACCAATGGAGAGGCTCATGacgaggaagatgaggagggagATGGAGCAAGTAGCACGACTGGATCCATCAGCTCCAAGGAGGAGGACAGTG GTGAGGTGTTCTACTCCAGTACGGCTGAATCGTCTCCAGCCCCGTCAGCCAACGGGGCCTCCGAGGAGAAAATGGTGACCCCAACTCCTTCGCGGCCCCGAACCACTGAGGACCTTTTTGCCGCCATCCACAG GTCAAAGCGCAAGGTCCTGGGTCGCAAGGAGTCTGAGGAGGACAAGTCCCGGGCTACGAGCCAACCACACTCTCCGCCCGTCACCCCCACAGGTGGTTCCCCAGGAACGGTGTCCTCCTTGCCCCGCCAGGCAGGCTCCATCCAGCGCAACCTCCGCAAGTCCTCCACCAGCAGCGACACCTTCAAGGCCCTTCTCCTGAAGAAGGGCAGCCGCTCAGAGACCAGCTTCAGGATGTCGGCCACTGAGATGCTTCGCTCCACGGACCCTCGCTTCCAGAGAACGCACTCCGAGTCGGCGTTGGACTCCCCTGCTGCTTCACCCTCCTCACTGTCGGCGCCACACAGCCCCTGCACCTCCCCCGGCCGTGGTAAGAGGGCAACAGATGAGTGGAGCCGCTACGAGGCCTTGGCTCTGTCCTCGCCGACTTCATCCTCCTTTTCAATGAGCGGGTTTAAGTACGGGCGCTCACGTACACCGCCATCTGCTGCCAGCAGCAAGTACAACGCACGCAGCCGAATCCTCAGCAGCCCAATGACTGTAATCTGTGAGCGTGAGGGGGAGCTGGCTGAGAGCGAGTACGGGGACACTGCAGAGAGTCCGACCGGACCCACGGCTCAGACTCTTCCTGTACTCAATAACTCCAATGGCACTTTATCTGAAGAGAGCAGAAGTTAA
- the nhsl1b gene encoding NHS-like protein 1 isoform X4, with protein sequence MVFIGTSLKSVIKYFKRKAVSNLDEESKWTVHYTAPWHQQENVFLPGSRPPCVEDLHRQAKVNLKTALRECDKLRKDGFRSSQYYSQGPTFSDPLQSTSSLQDEEEDDNDKKSTASSAEDEKSQLSMRPQTPQGGEGYEVDGQVVWNKSTPLPTPEEKMRLAAQAVPTAIVPINVTGAVFDRQASIRRSLINTDTVSRRPKKVKRRKTISGLPDNFNHELAKGHGGELRPHSMFIPGQYSTLGRVGSVNSTLRRSDTRDSGCQTEEVKIVPPSMRRIRAQRGQGIAAQMAGLSTSSSTGSISISSSDSSGILMLPQYNRDPSRFHSLPRQGARVSLSADPICSSTPIKAGEQTTPQRQIGKLQVDDTVVHMRNAPRTGTLPRPKSQEVRGTQASDWGGGPACVVSPHAAYSTSLIPNATLSCSTEVITLNTSGQLPHSPASAYPTARPLSMASSINADSSPAGFSHSSTCPALATSTPTHTPKDSGLVITAPASESGQSDSSIHSHSTLAPTPPSCLPEEQWVYDTPENVVVPHRTLTSSCSTPINQLYSSLDLSSRTTTDSSSLYSQDNDGYYTSMHLDSGLRSRSHGSGHGAAPGRATRHSMYECREMANQEDSGSLYSDRSLSRSISLRKAKKPPLPPARTDSLRRKSGPKKPLGGVSAISGANEPNGTMLNETLIASLQQSLQMGLRGGKGKGASPSSPSHSPSSDYDDPWVLRPRSQSSVSAGSSAASLAANANCGGVSNVYSLCHVTPAHSDTSSLRSDYADSWGYYMDYPRNHGDQRAQSPPVHATDNMSAGAHPGELQNGGEILNNSQAPGAPGQEEGVAVKPKMSTSSPDRVHRLTSPSSGYSSQSNTPTAGTPVPSFVRSMSPSGSRPKPKVPERKSSLLSSVSMSSSSTSLSSNTSDSLKSSGPPPPPPPPLPLSSSAPTTPLSPPPPFPPPLLPCSSAGTPPPAPPLPTTPQGPTLIPPPACSTSPEFPPPPSPEMLIPPSSSFNGSFSPPPPPPPPVPSMGPPPPPPLPAFVPPSSSPSFVKPVKDAPKPALPNSPTKSPKPLITPFALQSVQLRSVKRPEKEINGQSDDDTKAQDTGVDLIQGLKPQSLEHPTVTHLSNCSPEEDSRNSSPSPVSKLLEELSFDCSITDDKLDSAVINGKAEDHFLLNGKEIAEGQESFPSPPQSSHSSPVKQKPPAVSKKPQISFLPPFSPQPINEQVPPQQDDTTSLSQAEDQVDAPLKQVKKEEKESKSEQQEEEEESYETSTVTQDESVSQETSPHHGVCTNGEAHDEEDEEGDGASSTTGSISSKEEDSGEVFYSSTAESSPAPSANGASEEKMVTPTPSRPRTTEDLFAAIHRSKRKVLGRKESEEDKSRATSQPHSPPVTPTGGSPGTVSSLPRQAGSIQRNLRKSSTSSDTFKALLLKKGSRSETSFRMSATEMLRSTDPRFQRTHSESALDSPAASPSSLSAPHSPCTSPGRGKRATDEWSRYEALALSSPTSSSFSMSGFKYGRSRTPPSAASSKYNARSRILSSPMTVICEREGELAESEYGDTAESPTGPTAQTLPVLNNSNGTLSEESRS encoded by the exons AATGTGACAAGTTGAGGAAAGATGGTTTCCGGAGCTCTCAGTACTACTCTCAGGGTCCCACCTTTTCTGACCCCTTACAGTCCACCAGCAGCCtgcaggatgaggaggaggatgacaaTGACAAGAag TCAACAGCTTCATCAGCGGAAGACGAGAAATCCCAGCTCTCCATGAGGCCCCAGACCCCGCAGGGAGGGGAGGGGTATGAGGTGGACGGGCAGGTTGTATGGAACAAGAGCACACCCCTCCCCACCCCGGAGGAGAAGATGAGGCTGGCGGCTCAGGCCGTGCCCACAGCCATAGTTCCCATCAACGTCACAG GGGCAGTGTTTGACCGACAGGCGAGCATCCGGCGCTCCCTCATTAACACTGACACCGTGTCCCGCCGTCCCAAGAAGGTCAAACGCAGAAAGACTATATCAGGGCTGCCTGACAACTTCAACCACGAGCTAG CAAAAGGACACGGCGGAGAGCTCCGGCCGCATTCCATGTTCATCCCAGGACAGTACTCCACCTTGGGCAGAGTTGGGAGTGTTAACTCAACGCTCCGACGTTCAGACACTAGAGACTCCGGCTGCCAGACGGAAGAAGTGAAAATTGTTCCCCCGTCCATGAGAAGAATCCGGGCTCAGAGAGGACAGGGAATTGCGGCTCAAATGGCCggcctctccacctcctcctcaacagGAAGTATATCCATCTCGAGTAGCGACAGCTCTGGGATCCTGATGCTGCCGCAGTACAACAGAGATCCCTCCCGTTTTCACAGTCTGCCCCGACAGGGCGCCAGGGTGTCCCTCAGTGCTGACCCCATCTGTAGCAGCACCCCGATCAAGGCAGGGGAGCAAACTACACCTCAGAGGCAGATTGGAAAGCTTCAGGTTGACGACACTGTGGTGCACATGAGAAACGCCCCGAGGACAGGCACCCTGCCAAGGCCCAAGTCTCAGGAGGTGAGGGGGACACAGGCCAGTGATTGGGGTGGTGGTCCGGCATGTGTGGTCTCACCACATGCTGCCTACTCCACCTCACTCATCCCCAACGCCACCCTGTCTTGCTCCACTGAGGTCATTACCCTCAACACCTCGGGTCAGCTCCCCCACTCTCCAGCCTCAGCTTACCCCACAGCTCGACCCCTCAGTATGGCTTCCTCCATCAACGCTGACTCCAGTCCAGCAGGCTTTTCCCACAGCTCCACCTGCCCAGCCTTGGCTACTTCTACCCCCACTCATACACCAAAGGATAGCGGTCTGGTCATCACAGCACCTGCTAGCGAGTCAGGGCAATCGGACAGCAGTATACACAGCCACAGCACCTTGGCCCCAACGCCGCCATCCTGTCTGCCAGAGGAGCAGTGGGTCTACGACACGCCAGAAAACGTGGTGGTTCCACACCGCACTCTGACCTCCAGCTGCTCCACTCCTATAAACCAGCTGTATAGCAGCCTGGACCTCTCCTCCAGGACCACTACTGACTCCAGCTCCCTCTATTCCCAGGACAACGATGGATACTACACCTCCATGCACCTGGACTCAGGCCTGCGCTCTCGCAGCCATGGCAGCGGGCATGGCGCAGCACCTGGAAGGGCCACCAGGCACAGCATGTACGAGTGCCGTGAGATGGCCAATCAGGAAGACTCTGGAAGCTTGTACAGCGATCGCTCTCTGTCCCGCAGCATTTCCCTCCGCAAGGCCAAGAAGCCGCCGCTGCCCCCAGCTCGTACAGACTCTCTCAGACGCAAGTCTGGCCCAAAAAAGCCCCTTGGAGGCGTTAGCGCCATCAGCGGAGCTAACGAGCCAAACGGAACCATGCTTAATGAGACTCTAATTGCCAGCTTGCAGCAAAGCCTACAGATGGGGCTGAGAGGAGGGAAAGGAAAAGGAGCTTCACCTTCTTCACCCTCTCACAGCCCAAGCAGCGACTATGATGACCCCTGGGTGCTACGGCCACGCAGTCAGAGTAGCGTCAGTGCAGGTAGTTCTGCAGCATCACTAGCAGCTAACGCCAACTGTGGCGGTGTGTCTAACGTATACTCGCTATGTCATGTGACGCCCGCTCACAGCGACACCAGCAGCTTGCGCTCGGACTATGCTGATTCCTGGGGCTACTATATGGACTACCCTCGTAACCACGGAGACCAGAGGGCACAGTCCCCTCCGGTCCATGCCACAGATAACATGTCGGCTGGTGCTCACCCAGGAGAGCTTCAGAATGGAGGTGAGATTCTCAACAACAGCCAGGCCCCTGGAGCTCCAGGccaggaggagggggtggcAGTGAAGCCCAAAATGTCCACCTCCTCACCGGACAGGGTGCACAGGCTGACCTCACCATCCAGCGGATACTCCAGTCAGTCCAACACCCCCACAGCTGGAACGCCAGTGCCCTCATTCGTCAGGTCCATGTCACCCTCAGGCAGCCGGCCCAAGCCCAAAGTGCCCGAGAGAaagtcctctctcctctcctctgtatCCATGTCCTCCTCGTCCACCTCCCTTTCCTCCAACACCTCAGACTCACTTAAAAGCTCCGGACCTCCTCCGCCACCACCTCCACCCTtgcccctctcctcctcagctcctaCCACCCCTCTCAGCCCACCTCCAcccttccctccccctctgctgcCATGCTCCAGTGCAGGCACTCCTCCACCAGCTCCCCCGTTACCAACCACTCCACAGGGTCCAACTCTCATCCCACCCCCTGCTTGCTCCACCTCCCCTGaattccctcctcctccatcccctGAAATGCTAATCCCCCCCAGTTCATCCTTCAATGGGAGCTTCAGtcctccccctccacctccccctcccgtcCCCTCTATGGggccccctccacctcctccactgcCTGCTTTTGTCCCACCATCCTCCTCCCCATCTTTTGTGAAGCCAGTGAAAGATGCTCCTAAACCAGCTCTTCCCAACAGCCCCACAAAGTCACCTAAACCCCTCATCACCCCGTTTGCGCTGCAAAGTGTTCAGCTTCGCTCTGTTAAACGGCCAGAAAAGGAGATTAACGGCCAATCAGACGACGACACCAAAGCTCAGGACACAGGGGTAGACCTCATTCAGGGTCTAAAGCCCCAGAGCCTGGAGCATCCCACTGTGACGCACCTGTCAAACTGCTCCCCAGAAGAAGATTCACGTAACTCCTCACCATCGCCTGTGTCAAAGCTCTTAGAAGAGTTGTCTTTCGACTGCAGTATCACAGATGACAAGCTAGATAGTGCTGTCATAAACGGGAAAGCCGAAGATCACTTTCTTTTAAATGGAAAAGAAATAGCTGAAGGGCAGGAGTCATTCCCGAGTCCCCCACAGAGCTCTCACAGCTCTCCTGTCAAACAGAAGCCCCCCGCAGTCTCGAAGAAACCCCAAATCTCTTTTCTCCCACCATTTAGCCCTCAACCAATCAATGAACAGGTTCCACCTCAGCAGGATGATACAACCAGCCTGTCACAAGCAGAGGATCAAGTAGATGCACCGCTAAAACAAgtgaagaaagaagagaaagagagtaaAAGTGAGcaacaggaggaagaggaagagagctaTGAAACATCCACGGTGACCCAGGACGAGTCTGTCAGCCAGGAGACAAGTCCACACCATGGAGTGTGCACCAATGGAGAGGCTCATGacgaggaagatgaggagggagATGGAGCAAGTAGCACGACTGGATCCATCAGCTCCAAGGAGGAGGACAGTG GTGAGGTGTTCTACTCCAGTACGGCTGAATCGTCTCCAGCCCCGTCAGCCAACGGGGCCTCCGAGGAGAAAATGGTGACCCCAACTCCTTCGCGGCCCCGAACCACTGAGGACCTTTTTGCCGCCATCCACAG GTCAAAGCGCAAGGTCCTGGGTCGCAAGGAGTCTGAGGAGGACAAGTCCCGGGCTACGAGCCAACCACACTCTCCGCCCGTCACCCCCACAGGTGGTTCCCCAGGAACGGTGTCCTCCTTGCCCCGCCAGGCAGGCTCCATCCAGCGCAACCTCCGCAAGTCCTCCACCAGCAGCGACACCTTCAAGGCCCTTCTCCTGAAGAAGGGCAGCCGCTCAGAGACCAGCTTCAGGATGTCGGCCACTGAGATGCTTCGCTCCACGGACCCTCGCTTCCAGAGAACGCACTCCGAGTCGGCGTTGGACTCCCCTGCTGCTTCACCCTCCTCACTGTCGGCGCCACACAGCCCCTGCACCTCCCCCGGCCGTGGTAAGAGGGCAACAGATGAGTGGAGCCGCTACGAGGCCTTGGCTCTGTCCTCGCCGACTTCATCCTCCTTTTCAATGAGCGGGTTTAAGTACGGGCGCTCACGTACACCGCCATCTGCTGCCAGCAGCAAGTACAACGCACGCAGCCGAATCCTCAGCAGCCCAATGACTGTAATCTGTGAGCGTGAGGGGGAGCTGGCTGAGAGCGAGTACGGGGACACTGCAGAGAGTCCGACCGGACCCACGGCTCAGACTCTTCCTGTACTCAATAACTCCAATGGCACTTTATCTGAAGAGAGCAGAAGTTAA